The genomic window TATTGTGCTAACAGGTGAGCCGCGAATGAAAGAACGCCCAATTGGCCATTTAGTCGATGCTTTACGTGAAGGTGGCGCAGTTATTGAATATTTAGAACAAGAAAATTACCCACCTATTCATATTCAAGGCGGTTTTTCTGGTGGCAATATCTCTGTAGATGGCTCTGTCTCAAGCCAATTTTTAACTGCGCTTTTAATGGCTGCACCATTAGCTGAACAAGATACAGTTATTACTATTATTGGTGAATTAGTTTCAAAACCCTATATTGATATTACATTAGCTTTAATGAAAACATTTGGTGTTAATGTGGAAAATCATCAATATCAATCATTCTCTATCACTGGAAAACAGCAGTATCAATCACCAGGTGAATATCTGGTTGAAGGTGATGCTTCATCAGCTTCCTATTTTTTAGCTGCGGCGGCAATTAAAGGCGGCACGGTTCGCGTAACAGGAATTGGGCGCAATAGTTTGCAAGGTGATACCAAATTTGCCAATGTTTTAGAAAAAATGGGCGCTACCATCCGCTGGGGAGATGATTTCGTCGAATGTGAGCGTGGCACGCTTAACGGCATTGATATGGATATGAATGCGATCCCTGATGCTGCTATGACAATTGGAACAGTTGCGCTATTTGCTGAAGGTGAAACGGTTATTCGCAATATTTATAATTGGCGAGTAAAAGAAACAGATAGGTTATATGCAATGGC from Providencia sneebia DSM 19967 includes these protein-coding regions:
- the aroA gene encoding 3-phosphoshikimate 1-carboxyvinyltransferase, giving the protein MQSLTLQPISSINGTINLPGSKSVSNRALLLAAMANGTTELTNLLDSDDIRHMLNALSLLGVNYQLSDDKTRCRVQGIGKCLSHEGELEIFLGNAGTAMRPLAAALSLANNNIVLTGEPRMKERPIGHLVDALREGGAVIEYLEQENYPPIHIQGGFSGGNISVDGSVSSQFLTALLMAAPLAEQDTVITIIGELVSKPYIDITLALMKTFGVNVENHQYQSFSITGKQQYQSPGEYLVEGDASSASYFLAAAAIKGGTVRVTGIGRNSLQGDTKFANVLEKMGATIRWGDDFVECERGTLNGIDMDMNAIPDAAMTIGTVALFAEGETVIRNIYNWRVKETDRLYAMATELRKVGAEVEEGHDFIRVTPPAKLQHAEIETYNDHRIAMCFSLVALSDTPVTILDPGCTAKTFPDYFQRLAQLANVK